A genomic region of Micromonospora sp. NBRC 110009 contains the following coding sequences:
- the tmk gene encoding dTMP kinase: MLGAASFGDWLGLLATSVFAAAQVSGDTAKGAAFGTLIAIRLLPALLLGPVAGVFADRFDRRWTMVICDVLRFVLFASIPLVALTGTSGGLVVTWAAIATFLIETITLMWIPAKEAAVPNLIPRARLETANQLTLITTYGLTPIAAAIGLAVLDRSIRGITGGEMPSWAEPAQLALWFNAFSRLATAIVVAVGIKEISHAQADERERAEQSMMRQFTEGWKYIGQTPLVRGLVLGIFGAFAGGGIVVGTAKFFAASLGAGDAAFFLLFGAIFIGLAIGIGAGPLIVRDMSRRRWFGMSIVLASASVLVLAFAIHLSMAIVGAILVGAGAGMAFLAGTTLLGGEVADEVRGRVFAVVQIGTRLVLILAIALSSLLVGVGGSRKLTIADLGISVSSTRLLLLVAGAAGIFAGISAFGQMDDKKGVPVLADLWGSIRGRPLMPAEHFVSTGLFVVFEGGEGAGKSTQLAALAERLREQGRDVVVTREPGATPVGERIRSLVLENAGDGAPSPRAEALLYAADRAHHVATVVRPALVRGAVVISDRYVDSSLAYQGAGRTLPAQEVSWLSSWATGGLKPDLVVLLDVDPHTGLSRVESRSEGADRLEAESVAFHERVRYAFLDLAAADPKRYLVLDASRPVEEITAAVARRVDEFLVDPAGIVHPRPAQGPDTTVQPELSDAELVTMERPT; the protein is encoded by the coding sequence GTGCTCGGCGCCGCCTCCTTCGGCGACTGGCTCGGCCTGCTCGCCACCTCCGTCTTCGCCGCCGCCCAGGTCTCCGGCGACACCGCCAAGGGTGCCGCCTTCGGCACGCTGATCGCGATCCGGCTGCTCCCGGCGCTGCTGCTCGGCCCGGTGGCCGGCGTCTTCGCCGACCGGTTCGACCGGCGCTGGACGATGGTGATCTGCGACGTCCTGCGCTTCGTGCTCTTCGCCTCCATCCCGCTGGTCGCGCTCACCGGGACCAGCGGTGGCCTGGTGGTCACCTGGGCGGCGATCGCGACCTTCCTGATCGAGACGATCACCCTGATGTGGATCCCGGCCAAGGAGGCCGCGGTCCCCAACCTGATCCCGCGGGCCCGGCTGGAGACCGCCAACCAGCTCACCCTCATCACCACGTACGGCCTCACCCCGATCGCCGCCGCCATCGGCCTGGCCGTGCTCGACCGGAGCATCCGCGGCATCACCGGCGGCGAGATGCCGTCCTGGGCGGAGCCGGCACAGCTCGCGCTCTGGTTCAACGCGTTCTCCCGGCTGGCCACCGCGATCGTGGTGGCGGTCGGGATCAAGGAGATCAGCCACGCGCAGGCCGACGAGCGGGAGCGCGCCGAGCAGAGCATGATGCGCCAGTTCACCGAGGGCTGGAAGTACATCGGCCAGACTCCGCTGGTCCGCGGGCTGGTGCTGGGCATCTTCGGCGCGTTCGCCGGCGGCGGCATCGTGGTCGGCACGGCCAAGTTCTTCGCCGCCTCGCTCGGCGCCGGGGACGCCGCGTTCTTCCTGCTCTTCGGTGCCATCTTCATCGGCCTGGCGATCGGCATCGGAGCCGGTCCGCTGATCGTCCGGGACATGTCCCGGCGCCGCTGGTTCGGCATGAGTATCGTCCTGGCCAGCGCCTCGGTGCTGGTGCTCGCCTTCGCCATCCACCTCTCCATGGCGATCGTCGGCGCGATCCTGGTCGGCGCGGGCGCCGGCATGGCCTTCCTGGCCGGCACCACGCTGCTCGGCGGCGAGGTCGCCGACGAGGTACGCGGCCGGGTCTTCGCGGTGGTGCAGATCGGCACCCGGCTGGTGCTGATCCTGGCCATCGCGCTGAGCAGCCTCCTGGTCGGCGTCGGCGGCTCGCGCAAGCTCACCATCGCGGACCTCGGCATCTCGGTCTCCTCGACCCGGCTGCTGCTGCTCGTCGCGGGCGCGGCCGGCATCTTCGCCGGGATCAGCGCCTTCGGCCAGATGGACGACAAGAAGGGCGTACCGGTCCTCGCCGACCTCTGGGGCTCGATCCGGGGCCGCCCGCTGATGCCGGCCGAGCACTTCGTCTCCACCGGCCTCTTCGTGGTCTTCGAGGGCGGCGAGGGCGCCGGCAAGTCCACCCAGCTCGCCGCGCTCGCCGAGCGGCTGCGGGAGCAGGGCCGGGACGTGGTGGTCACCCGTGAGCCGGGCGCCACCCCGGTCGGCGAGCGGATCCGCTCGCTGGTGCTGGAGAACGCCGGCGACGGGGCCCCGTCCCCGCGTGCCGAGGCGCTGCTCTACGCGGCCGACCGGGCCCACCACGTCGCCACGGTGGTCCGGCCGGCGCTGGTCCGCGGCGCGGTGGTGATCAGCGACCGGTACGTCGACTCGTCCCTGGCCTACCAGGGAGCCGGCCGGACGCTGCCGGCGCAGGAGGTCTCCTGGCTCTCCTCCTGGGCCACCGGCGGGCTCAAGCCGGACCTGGTGGTGCTCCTCGACGTCGACCCGCACACCGGGCTGTCCCGGGTGGAGTCGCGCAGCGAGGGCGCCGACCGGCTGGAGGCCGAGTCGGTCGCGTTCCACGAGCGGGTCCGGTACGCCTTCCTCGACCTCGCCGCCGCCGACCCCAAGCGCTACCTGGTGCTCGACGCCTCCCGCCCGGTCGAGGAGATCACCGCGGCGGTGGCCCGCCGGGTGGACGAGTTCCTGGTCGACCCGGCCGGCATCGTGCACCCCCGGCCGGCCCAGGGCCCGGACACCACCGTCCAGCCGGAGTTATCCGACGCGGAGCTGGTGACCATGGAGC
- a CDS encoding amino acid deaminase/aldolase, whose amino-acid sequence MATDSDKLRDRLERATAHLDPPYAVVDLAALDANADALVDRAAGKPLRVASKSVRVRELLTRVLKRPGWRGVLAFTLPEAIWLARTGVSDDVLVAYPTADRGALAELAADPAIAEAVTLMVDDTAQLDLVDEVCPPTRRPALRLCLDLDASWRPLRGRVHVGVRRSPVHSARAAGAFAAAVAGRPGFRLVGLMSYEAQIAGLGDAPPGQALLGAAIRVAQRGSYRELLARRAAAVAAVREHADLELVNGGGTGSVAATSADPAVTEVTAGSGLYGPTLFDAYRAWRPTPAAFFACAVVRRPAPGLATVLGGGWIASGPAADSRLPRPWLPAGLKLLGAEGAGEVQTPLAGPVADTLRVGDRVWFRHAKAGELCEHVNEVHLVDGDVVVATRPTYRGEGHAFL is encoded by the coding sequence GTGGCCACCGACAGTGACAAACTTCGCGATCGCCTCGAACGGGCGACCGCGCACCTCGACCCGCCGTACGCCGTGGTCGACCTCGCTGCCCTCGACGCCAACGCGGACGCGCTGGTCGACCGCGCCGCCGGCAAGCCGCTCCGGGTCGCCAGCAAATCGGTGCGGGTACGCGAGCTGCTGACCCGGGTGCTGAAGCGGCCCGGATGGCGGGGCGTGCTGGCCTTCACCCTCCCCGAGGCGATCTGGCTGGCCCGCACCGGCGTCAGCGACGACGTGCTGGTCGCGTACCCGACGGCCGACCGGGGCGCGCTCGCCGAGCTGGCCGCCGACCCGGCGATCGCCGAGGCGGTGACCCTGATGGTCGACGACACCGCCCAGCTCGACCTGGTCGACGAGGTGTGCCCGCCGACGCGCCGGCCGGCGCTGCGACTCTGCCTGGACCTGGACGCGTCCTGGCGACCGCTGCGGGGCCGGGTGCACGTGGGCGTGCGCCGCTCCCCGGTGCACAGCGCCCGGGCGGCCGGCGCGTTCGCCGCCGCCGTCGCCGGCCGGCCGGGCTTCCGGCTGGTCGGGCTGATGTCGTACGAGGCGCAGATCGCCGGCCTCGGCGACGCCCCACCCGGGCAGGCGCTGCTCGGCGCGGCGATCCGGGTCGCACAGCGCGGGTCGTACCGGGAACTGCTGGCCCGGCGCGCGGCGGCGGTCGCCGCGGTACGCGAGCACGCCGACCTGGAGTTGGTCAACGGCGGTGGCACCGGCAGCGTGGCCGCGACCAGCGCCGATCCCGCGGTCACCGAGGTCACCGCCGGATCCGGCCTGTACGGGCCGACGCTCTTCGACGCGTACCGTGCCTGGCGCCCGACCCCGGCGGCGTTCTTCGCCTGCGCGGTGGTCCGCCGCCCGGCGCCGGGGCTGGCCACCGTGCTCGGTGGCGGCTGGATCGCCTCGGGGCCGGCCGCCGACAGCCGGCTTCCCCGGCCATGGCTGCCGGCGGGCCTGAAGCTGCTCGGGGCCGAGGGCGCGGGCGAGGTGCAGACTCCGCTCGCGGGCCCGGTCGCGGACACCCTGCGGGTCGGCGACCGGGTCTGGTTCCGC